In one Cystobacter fuscus DSM 2262 genomic region, the following are encoded:
- a CDS encoding DUF6531 domain-containing protein translates to MLAVKHLDPVLGVDIHFIITPPGAVVPIPHPHIGIVFDPFDYLPLIGATVKVNGLPRAQAGTGGRTLPPHFPIGGVFAKPPGNENETFMGSATVVVEDEPFTYMLLPVLSCQDIGMPSPPRKKGPGAKTLLLPLSIALSIPAGPPVFVGGPPTISLMGLGMNLAMGGLLKGLKKLRRVQKGSRRMKALSDRIHRKAAGVMDKLGLSQRARDRVHKAICTLTGHPVDVVTGRVVTEATDWELPGPIPLRFTRHYSSSLGWRDTAMGYGWSHSLDLAVWEEDGRVVYRAEDGRELEFDTTGFPRKRMPVGAQLYSPVDRLTLLRVGELRWEVEAADGLTHELRRVPGERQAGVCRVVRTRDRVGHSVEYEYDGQGRLRWVRDSAGRRVLFESDAAGRLIRVALPHPREPGQVTHNRYVYSEAGHLLEARDALDQAMRYAYEGALLIRETDRTGLSFHFEYDGQGPDAWCMRTWGDGGIFHHRLRYDRQAHITEVTDSLGHTTTYESDGRGVVVREVDALGGEKRKEYDEALRLVAETDALGHTTRYEYDARGNRTKVEGPDGAAVTVRYNAHNQPEEATDTNGGTWRWRYDARGQRLEETNPLGETRRYEYADGLLVAEVGGGGERTEYGYDEHRNPTRVHLPTGGLVRLSYDRRGRRVALRDARGGGERVQYDLLDRPVRVEGPGGEVLESRYDAESNLLEVKGPLRQVRLGYEGFHWPAFREEAGTRLSWRHDAEGRLVEVTNEAGEVYRFTRDALGQVVREEGFDGAAWTYQYDAAGRLTRAIQPSGRTRQLSYDKAGRLARVEYGDGTFSAFRYRADGALVEAENESGKVALERDALGRVVAEKQAHGEVTSRYSPAGHRVEVESTLGAHQKMLRDALGSVRGVTYTSPSRPEWAVRMERDAGGLEVARWMPGGVEATWKHDEAGRPTERRTRVGGGTVARRTWRWRSEGQLAAMSDAAHGPTDYIHDVRGRLVGERRPDGSLQHRAMDVVGNLYRQPGREDRRYGPGGRLREADGIHYTHDADGNLTEKQTPQGTWRYNWNGAGLLREVQRPDGQRVLLDYDALARRTRKVVLSAEAEDLSAPGREVRFVWDGHVPLHEVASSEGLTTWLFEPESFAPLAKEDTTGRYAVVTDHLGAPTEMYDELGQLAWRMQLDAFGVGKTDVALRHCPWRWPGQYADEETGLLYNRFRYYDAYAGRYISQDPLGLAAGPSIYGYPEDPLSATDPLGLTGCPELAKKQEAAATALTALRKAFPDAKVGFRGSLARGAKGAHKKGAPFDPTDFDVDAFVVSDALAARVDANAGGFRNLGRLPEYRGLIGDVGASVKSIPGVRQADTFKVRVFSEAEFEKVGADERYLLR, encoded by the coding sequence ATGCTCGCGGTGAAGCACCTCGACCCCGTGCTGGGCGTGGACATCCACTTCATCATCACCCCGCCGGGGGCGGTGGTGCCCATTCCCCACCCGCATATTGGAATCGTGTTCGACCCGTTCGACTACCTGCCGCTCATCGGGGCGACAGTGAAGGTGAACGGGCTGCCCCGGGCGCAAGCGGGCACGGGCGGGCGCACGCTGCCTCCGCACTTCCCCATTGGCGGGGTGTTCGCCAAGCCGCCGGGCAACGAGAACGAGACGTTCATGGGCAGCGCCACCGTGGTGGTGGAGGACGAGCCCTTCACCTACATGCTGCTGCCGGTGTTGAGCTGCCAGGACATCGGCATGCCCTCGCCGCCGCGCAAGAAGGGGCCCGGAGCGAAGACGCTGCTGTTGCCCCTGTCCATCGCGCTGTCCATTCCCGCCGGACCTCCGGTGTTCGTGGGAGGGCCGCCCACCATCTCCCTGATGGGATTGGGGATGAACCTGGCGATGGGGGGCCTGCTCAAGGGATTGAAGAAGCTGCGCCGGGTGCAGAAGGGCAGCCGGAGGATGAAGGCGCTGTCGGACCGCATCCACCGCAAGGCGGCCGGCGTCATGGACAAGCTGGGGTTGAGCCAGCGTGCCCGGGACCGGGTGCACAAAGCCATCTGCACGCTGACGGGACACCCGGTGGACGTGGTGACGGGGCGGGTGGTGACGGAGGCGACGGACTGGGAGTTGCCGGGACCCATTCCGTTGCGTTTCACCCGCCACTACTCCTCCAGCCTGGGGTGGCGGGACACGGCGATGGGGTACGGGTGGAGCCACTCGTTGGACCTCGCGGTGTGGGAGGAAGACGGGCGGGTGGTGTACCGGGCGGAGGATGGGCGGGAGCTCGAGTTCGACACCACGGGCTTTCCCAGGAAGCGCATGCCCGTGGGCGCGCAGCTCTACTCACCCGTGGACAGGCTGACGCTGCTTCGGGTGGGCGAGCTGCGTTGGGAGGTGGAAGCAGCGGATGGCCTCACGCACGAGCTGCGGCGGGTACCCGGGGAGCGGCAGGCGGGCGTGTGCCGGGTGGTCCGCACGCGCGACCGGGTGGGGCACTCGGTGGAGTACGAGTACGACGGACAGGGCCGGCTGCGGTGGGTGAGGGACAGCGCGGGCCGACGGGTGCTCTTCGAGAGTGACGCGGCGGGACGCCTCATCCGGGTGGCACTGCCACATCCACGCGAGCCGGGACAGGTGACGCACAACCGCTATGTGTACTCGGAGGCGGGGCACCTGCTGGAGGCGCGAGACGCCCTGGACCAGGCCATGCGCTACGCCTACGAGGGCGCGCTGCTGATCCGGGAGACGGACAGAACGGGACTCTCCTTTCATTTCGAGTACGACGGACAGGGTCCGGACGCCTGGTGCATGCGCACGTGGGGGGACGGTGGCATCTTCCACCACCGGCTGCGCTACGACAGACAGGCACACATCACCGAGGTGACGGACTCGCTGGGCCACACCACCACGTACGAGTCGGACGGACGCGGCGTGGTGGTGCGGGAGGTGGACGCGCTGGGAGGGGAGAAGCGCAAGGAGTACGACGAGGCGCTGCGCCTGGTGGCGGAGACAGACGCGCTGGGACACACCACGCGCTACGAATACGACGCACGGGGCAACCGCACGAAGGTGGAGGGGCCGGACGGGGCCGCGGTGACGGTGCGCTACAACGCCCACAACCAGCCCGAGGAGGCGACCGACACCAACGGGGGCACGTGGCGCTGGCGCTACGACGCGCGAGGCCAGCGGTTGGAGGAAACCAATCCCCTGGGGGAGACGCGGCGCTACGAGTACGCGGACGGCCTCCTGGTGGCGGAGGTGGGTGGAGGCGGCGAGCGGACGGAGTATGGGTATGACGAGCACCGCAACCCGACTCGGGTCCACCTCCCCACGGGAGGACTGGTGCGCCTGTCGTATGACCGACGAGGCCGGAGGGTGGCGCTGCGAGATGCGCGCGGTGGCGGGGAGCGGGTGCAATACGACTTGCTGGACAGGCCCGTGCGGGTGGAGGGGCCCGGCGGCGAGGTGCTCGAGAGCCGTTACGACGCGGAGAGCAACCTGCTGGAGGTCAAGGGACCCCTGCGGCAGGTACGCCTGGGCTACGAGGGCTTCCACTGGCCCGCCTTCCGGGAGGAGGCGGGCACCCGGCTGAGCTGGCGCCATGACGCCGAGGGCCGGCTGGTGGAGGTGACGAACGAGGCGGGCGAGGTGTACCGCTTCACGCGGGACGCCCTGGGGCAGGTGGTGCGCGAGGAGGGCTTCGACGGAGCCGCGTGGACCTACCAATACGACGCGGCTGGGCGGCTGACGCGGGCCATCCAACCCAGCGGGCGGACACGGCAGCTGTCCTACGACAAGGCCGGACGGCTGGCACGGGTGGAGTATGGCGATGGCACCTTCAGCGCCTTCCGCTACCGGGCGGACGGGGCGCTGGTGGAGGCGGAGAACGAGTCGGGCAAGGTGGCCCTGGAACGAGACGCGCTCGGGCGGGTGGTGGCCGAGAAGCAGGCGCACGGGGAGGTGACGTCGCGCTATTCGCCAGCGGGCCACCGGGTGGAGGTGGAGAGCACGCTGGGCGCGCACCAGAAGATGCTGCGGGACGCGCTGGGCTCGGTGCGGGGGGTGACCTACACCTCGCCGAGCAGGCCCGAGTGGGCCGTGCGCATGGAGCGGGACGCGGGTGGGCTGGAGGTGGCGCGGTGGATGCCGGGCGGAGTGGAGGCCACCTGGAAGCACGACGAGGCCGGCCGCCCCACCGAGCGACGCACGCGGGTGGGAGGCGGCACGGTGGCCCGGCGAACCTGGCGCTGGCGATCCGAGGGGCAGTTGGCGGCCATGTCCGACGCGGCGCATGGCCCCACCGACTACATCCACGACGTCCGGGGACGACTGGTGGGAGAGAGGCGGCCCGACGGCAGTCTCCAGCACCGAGCCATGGACGTGGTGGGCAACCTCTACCGCCAACCGGGACGGGAGGACAGGCGCTATGGCCCGGGCGGACGCCTGCGGGAGGCGGACGGCATCCACTACACCCATGACGCCGACGGCAACCTGACCGAGAAGCAAACACCCCAAGGCACCTGGCGCTACAACTGGAATGGAGCGGGCCTGCTGCGAGAGGTGCAGCGGCCGGACGGCCAGCGCGTGCTCCTGGACTATGACGCGCTGGCTCGACGCACACGAAAGGTCGTGCTGAGCGCGGAGGCGGAGGACCTATCAGCCCCCGGACGTGAGGTGCGTTTCGTATGGGACGGGCACGTGCCCCTGCACGAGGTGGCCTCGTCCGAGGGACTCACCACCTGGCTGTTCGAGCCCGAGAGCTTCGCCCCTCTCGCCAAGGAGGACACCACCGGGCGCTATGCCGTGGTGACCGACCACCTGGGTGCACCCACCGAGATGTACGACGAGTTGGGGCAACTCGCCTGGCGCATGCAGTTGGACGCCTTCGGAGTGGGCAAAACCGACGTGGCCCTGCGGCACTGCCCCTGGCGCTGGCCGGGACAGTACGCGGACGAGGAAACAGGCCTCCTCTACAACCGCTTCCGCTACTACGATGCGTACGCCGGACGCTACATCAGCCAGGACCCCCTGGGGCTGGCGGCTGGACCCAGCATCTATGGCTACCCCGAAGATCCCCTCTCCGCCACTGACCCCTTGGGTCTGACTGGGTGTCCGGAACTGGCAAAGAAGCAAGAGGCTGCGGCAACTGCACTCACTGCACTCCGGAAAGCGTTCCCTGATGCAAAGGTAGGATTCCGGGGATCTTTGGCTCGCGGAGCAAAGGGGGCCCACAAAAAGGGGGCGCCCTTCGATCCAACGGATTTTGATGTCGACGCCTTCGTCGTGAGTGACGCGCTGGCGGCTCGGGTGGACGCGAACGCCGGAGGGTTCCGCAATCTGGGTAGACTCCCTGAATACCGGGGGCTTATTGGAGATGTCGGTGCGAGCGTGAAGTCAATTCCGGGAGTTCGTCAAGCCGACACATTCAAGGTCAGAGTTTTCTCCGAAGCCGAATTCGAAAAGGTTGGTGCGGACGAAAGATATCTGCTGAGGTAA
- a CDS encoding type VI secretion system Vgr family protein — MVARTAVVGSTSLFRFEVSGGAAPLRVVSFSGHEHLSNLYEFQLELACEDAALSFSDVVGQQALLTIEGEQAPRHVHGIVSRFEQVGSKPRYTLYQATLVPLVWRLQHRRDSRIFQDLATPDILQEVLRRAGISGEHFELRLSSTYEPRNYCVQYRESDWDFLCRLMEEDGIFHFFEHHEDKHVLVMGDAPGACQPIVGGEALVFRHERGLVTEVEQILGFRFSEEIQSGRVSLRDFNFKKPKLAMDARHEAGKDTDLEVYDYPGEYQEPARGSSAKGGGIAKLRLEELQARRQVGQGESDCERLLPGAFFTLSEHARSDFNTRYLLTGVGHRGHQPQVLDEEAPSGAFSYSNTFSCISAKVPFRPPRRTPRPVVRGIQTAIVVGPAGEEIHVDEHGRIKVQFHWDREGQHDDRSSCWVRVSQPWVGESWGGMFIPRVGQEVVVDFIEGDPDRPLITGRVYNGVNPPPHPLPDQKTKSSIRTNSSPGGGGFNELRFEDKKGAEQVFMHAQRNMDVHVKNDSLEDILNDRHQTIGRDQNERVKRDQSLKVHRHRQEHIGGDLKLLVGGIDGAGNQDIHVKASRKEKVDADSHLTITGKRNEHVGDTWSITLGNDLQVKVGINHALSAGNEIHLSAPTVVIEATQGLTLKVGANFITLDQASISVMGTVLNLNSGGAPLDGQGVKPVKPEEPADAQPTEPTPADGG, encoded by the coding sequence ATGGTCGCACGTACCGCCGTGGTGGGTAGCACGTCCTTGTTCCGGTTCGAGGTGTCTGGCGGCGCGGCGCCGCTGCGTGTCGTGAGCTTCTCCGGACACGAGCACCTGTCGAACCTCTATGAGTTCCAGCTCGAGCTGGCCTGTGAGGATGCGGCGTTGAGCTTCTCGGACGTGGTGGGCCAGCAGGCCCTGCTGACGATCGAGGGCGAACAGGCGCCTCGCCACGTGCACGGCATCGTCTCGCGCTTCGAGCAGGTGGGGAGCAAGCCGCGCTACACCCTCTACCAGGCCACCCTGGTGCCCCTGGTGTGGCGCCTCCAGCACCGGCGGGACAGCCGCATCTTCCAGGACCTCGCCACCCCGGACATCCTCCAGGAGGTGTTGCGCCGGGCGGGCATCTCCGGTGAGCACTTCGAGCTGCGGCTGAGCAGCACCTATGAGCCCCGCAACTACTGCGTGCAGTACCGCGAGTCCGACTGGGACTTCCTCTGCCGGCTCATGGAGGAGGACGGCATCTTCCACTTCTTCGAGCACCATGAGGACAAGCACGTGCTCGTCATGGGAGATGCCCCGGGGGCCTGCCAACCCATCGTGGGTGGCGAGGCGCTCGTCTTCCGCCACGAGCGCGGGCTCGTCACCGAGGTAGAGCAGATCCTCGGCTTCCGTTTCTCGGAGGAGATCCAATCGGGACGAGTGAGCCTGCGCGACTTCAACTTCAAGAAGCCGAAACTGGCCATGGACGCCAGGCATGAGGCCGGGAAGGACACGGACCTGGAAGTGTATGACTATCCGGGCGAGTACCAGGAGCCAGCGCGGGGCTCCTCAGCGAAGGGGGGAGGCATCGCGAAGCTGCGACTGGAGGAGTTGCAGGCCCGGCGCCAGGTGGGCCAGGGCGAGAGTGATTGCGAGCGGCTGCTCCCGGGCGCCTTCTTCACCCTCTCCGAGCACGCCCGGAGTGACTTCAACACCCGCTATCTGCTGACGGGCGTGGGACACCGGGGCCACCAGCCGCAGGTGCTGGACGAGGAGGCGCCGTCCGGTGCGTTCAGCTACTCCAATACCTTCTCCTGTATTTCCGCGAAGGTGCCCTTCCGGCCGCCCCGGCGCACACCGCGCCCCGTGGTGCGCGGCATCCAGACGGCCATCGTCGTGGGCCCCGCCGGCGAGGAGATCCACGTCGACGAGCATGGCCGGATAAAGGTCCAGTTCCACTGGGACCGGGAGGGCCAGCACGATGACAGGAGCTCCTGCTGGGTGCGGGTGAGCCAGCCCTGGGTGGGCGAGTCCTGGGGCGGCATGTTCATTCCGCGCGTCGGCCAGGAGGTCGTCGTCGACTTCATCGAGGGAGATCCGGACCGTCCGCTCATCACCGGACGCGTGTACAACGGGGTCAATCCTCCGCCCCATCCCCTGCCGGACCAGAAGACGAAGAGCAGCATCCGGACGAACTCGTCGCCGGGCGGAGGGGGCTTCAACGAGCTGCGCTTCGAGGACAAGAAGGGCGCCGAGCAGGTGTTCATGCACGCCCAGCGCAACATGGACGTGCACGTCAAGAACGACTCCCTGGAGGACATCCTCAACGACAGGCACCAGACCATCGGAAGGGACCAGAACGAGCGAGTGAAACGGGACCAGAGCCTCAAGGTGCACCGCCACCGCCAGGAGCACATCGGCGGGGACCTGAAACTGCTGGTGGGAGGCATCGACGGAGCAGGCAACCAGGACATCCACGTCAAGGCGAGCCGCAAGGAGAAGGTGGACGCGGACAGCCACCTCACCATCACCGGCAAGCGCAACGAGCATGTGGGGGACACCTGGTCCATCACGCTCGGCAATGACTTGCAGGTGAAGGTGGGCATCAACCACGCGCTGTCTGCGGGCAACGAAATCCACCTGAGCGCCCCCACGGTGGTGATTGAAGCGACCCAAGGACTGACGCTGAAGGTGGGGGCGAACTTCATCACCCTGGATCAGGCCAGCATCTCGGTGATGGGGACGGTGCTCAACCTCAACAGCGGGGGCGCGCCGCTCGATGGCCAGGGCGTGAAGCCCGTCAAGCCGGAGGAGCCCGCGGACGCGCAGCCCACCGAGCCGACGCCCGCGGACGGCGGGTGA
- a CDS encoding Gfo/Idh/MocA family protein: MSAFPSALPEPDITPLRGGPVLRWGVLAPGRIAGAFVWALHQHTDQRVHAVASREPERARSFAATYGIARAHGSYEQLVADPDIDIVYVASPHSGHKAQALLAIAAGKHVLVEKPFALNAAEAREIAQAARAAGVFAMEAMWTRFLPQTVLIDRLLRDGVLGDPRLVVADFGVRFDFEPEGRIFSPALGGGALLDLAVYPLWFAHFVLGTPARVLATGVLAKTGVDGQTALVLTTDSGAQALVHTSLFVDTPNEAAISGTLARLQVESRFIAPGGFTLSSPTGEKRLRWSDSSALSGSGGLAYQATAAARHIAEGLTESPLHPLARSIAVLETIDAARRQVGYVP; encoded by the coding sequence ATGAGTGCCTTTCCCTCCGCCCTGCCCGAGCCCGACATCACTCCCCTGCGCGGAGGGCCCGTGTTGCGCTGGGGCGTGCTCGCGCCCGGCCGGATCGCGGGGGCCTTCGTCTGGGCGCTCCACCAGCACACCGACCAGCGCGTGCACGCCGTGGCCTCGCGCGAGCCCGAGCGCGCGCGGAGCTTCGCGGCGACGTATGGCATCGCGCGGGCCCACGGCTCCTACGAGCAGCTCGTGGCGGACCCCGACATCGACATCGTCTACGTGGCCTCGCCCCACAGCGGGCACAAGGCGCAGGCCCTGCTCGCCATCGCCGCGGGCAAGCACGTGCTCGTGGAGAAGCCCTTCGCGCTCAACGCCGCCGAGGCCCGGGAGATCGCCCAGGCCGCGCGCGCGGCGGGCGTGTTCGCCATGGAAGCCATGTGGACGCGCTTCCTCCCTCAGACCGTGCTCATCGACCGGCTCCTGCGCGACGGCGTGCTCGGCGATCCCCGCCTCGTCGTGGCGGACTTCGGCGTCCGCTTCGACTTCGAGCCCGAGGGCCGCATCTTCAGTCCCGCGCTCGGCGGCGGGGCCCTGCTCGATCTCGCCGTCTACCCCCTGTGGTTCGCGCACTTCGTGCTTGGCACGCCCGCTCGGGTGCTCGCGACGGGCGTGCTCGCGAAGACGGGCGTGGATGGGCAGACCGCGCTCGTGTTGACCACGGACTCGGGCGCTCAGGCGCTCGTGCACACCTCGCTCTTCGTCGACACTCCCAACGAGGCGGCCATCAGCGGCACGCTCGCTCGCCTCCAGGTGGAGTCGCGCTTCATCGCCCCCGGGGGCTTCACGCTCTCCTCCCCCACCGGGGAGAAGCGGCTGCGCTGGAGTGATTCCTCCGCCTTGAGCGGCAGCGGCGGCCTCGCCTACCAGGCCACGGCGGCCGCCCGGCACATCGCCGAGGGCCTCACCGAGTCGCCATTGCATCCGCTCGCCCGCTCCATCGCCGTGCTCGAGACGATCGACGCGGCACGCCGTCAGGTTGGCTACGTTCCGTGA
- a CDS encoding HAD family hydrolase yields the protein MGVTRMVTDVVFDFDGTLVDSRALVLRLYNEIARRRGFSLLTASNLEEMRGLPLLERGRRLGVSPFHVPGLVGEFLQNYRKELSGLGFYEGIPELLSELRARGLRVSILSSNEESNIRDVLRRHGVEDWVAGIQGGSRVFGKARPLRALMKRRGLSREQLVYVGDERRDVEACRQVGVRMIAVSWGFDSLSALRDANAEVIVDSPVRILDHLERAPSP from the coding sequence ATGGGAGTGACGCGGATGGTGACGGACGTCGTGTTCGATTTCGATGGGACGCTGGTGGACTCGCGCGCGCTGGTCCTCCGGCTCTACAACGAGATCGCCCGGCGCCGGGGCTTCAGCCTGTTGACCGCGAGCAACCTGGAGGAGATGCGCGGCCTGCCGCTGCTCGAGCGGGGCCGGCGCCTGGGGGTGTCTCCCTTTCACGTGCCCGGGCTGGTGGGCGAGTTCCTCCAGAACTACCGCAAGGAGCTGTCCGGGCTCGGCTTCTACGAGGGCATCCCCGAGCTGTTGAGCGAGCTGCGCGCCCGGGGGCTGCGGGTGAGCATCCTGTCCTCCAACGAGGAGTCGAACATCCGCGACGTGCTGCGGCGGCACGGCGTGGAGGACTGGGTGGCGGGCATCCAGGGTGGCAGCCGCGTCTTCGGAAAGGCCCGGCCGCTGCGGGCGCTGATGAAGCGGCGCGGCCTGTCTCGCGAGCAGCTCGTCTACGTCGGGGACGAGCGCCGGGACGTGGAGGCGTGCCGGCAGGTGGGCGTGAGGATGATCGCCGTGTCGTGGGGCTTCGACTCCCTCTCCGCGTTGCGGGACGCCAACGCGGAGGTGATCGTCGACTCCCCGGTGCGCATCCTCGACCATCTGGAGCGCGCCCCGAGCCCCTGA
- a CDS encoding helix-turn-helix transcriptional regulator: MAQRLRGTLRTARQSAALTQEQMARRIGLAPSTYGRLERGTLAPGPATLRQLCAALCLTLESLVGSRCADAVHRAERPSRRRRPARPAVSRVRAPSRAAYAPAPPPASSLYPLGVTDPWSVIGVPRSPAPEVLALLLVRRGTPLAFVVDMG; encoded by the coding sequence TTGGCCCAGAGGCTTCGGGGAACGCTGCGCACCGCCCGCCAGAGCGCGGCGCTCACCCAGGAGCAGATGGCGCGGCGGATCGGCCTGGCCCCCTCCACCTACGGGCGCCTGGAGCGGGGGACGCTGGCCCCGGGACCCGCCACCCTGCGTCAGCTGTGCGCGGCCCTGTGTCTCACGCTGGAGTCCCTCGTCGGCTCGCGGTGTGCCGACGCCGTCCACCGCGCCGAGCGTCCCTCCCGGCGCCGACGTCCCGCGCGCCCGGCCGTCTCGCGCGTGCGCGCTCCCTCCCGCGCGGCGTACGCTCCGGCCCCACCTCCCGCGTCTTCTCTCTATCCGCTCGGCGTCACCGACCCGTGGAGCGTGATCGGAGTGCCCCGGTCCCCGGCCCCCGAGGTGCTCGCGTTGTTGCTCGTGCGGCGCGGCACGCCCCTGGCCTTCGTGGTGGACATGGGATGA
- a CDS encoding two-component system sensor histidine kinase NtrB: MNRNAAVSVLLLCIALASVVVGVVHLIRRDRAALVEQFAAERTAQVDAAAREVSDALDDAADDLRFAGELLSRPGSVTEHRRELLALLEVVGQFKAIVVLDAQGQSRFTIVDRRAGPAVTRGAVSTALTEKAREALARAPGDILTSLPVAAAPGDWYRIFATAYAPGEDGPGGALAVLVDTEAFFAPLKLVTTQPEVRLLLIGTHGLPIRASAPTLLEWVNRVDLASDAVPGFAALLRRLRAGERGTVRLPEGEAARLGLGAADAIAAYTPVRMRGGPFWGVALFASTEELRAHERGVILRVALGASLVTFFLVVFGAYVIIASRRALALQESRRHADQLAHLHEKTQKILDNIPTGVLALSADGHITAVNQALRERLPPTAVGASLRESFPDAPAAVVDRLVSLVEEACATERVLSLHGEPLPLFGAEGQYRIHAVPLERHDAEVRVLLVVEDLSDVHALESQLLRAEKLATVGILAAGIAHEIGTPLGVVRGRAEYVVGKLGAQHPQAPGIQVIIEQIDRVSRTIRQLLDFSRVQPVAVRGVALGGLLHGAQELLHGEVERRRVRLEVEVPEGLPPLLAEPDQLQQVVLNLVLNACDACEPGGTVRLAAQVEAPGTPGAWSGVRLTVRDDGCGIPPESLNRVFDPFFTTKKRGQGTGLGLTMVAQIVRNHGGRIELESEPGQGTCVTLWWPVTPPPSEERHAV, translated from the coding sequence ATGAACCGCAACGCCGCCGTCTCCGTGCTCCTCTTGTGCATCGCGCTCGCGAGCGTGGTGGTGGGCGTGGTGCACCTCATCCGAAGGGACCGGGCGGCGCTCGTGGAGCAGTTCGCGGCGGAGCGCACCGCCCAGGTGGACGCCGCGGCGCGCGAGGTGTCCGACGCGCTCGACGACGCGGCGGATGACCTGCGCTTCGCGGGCGAGCTGCTCTCGCGCCCCGGCTCCGTCACCGAGCACCGGCGCGAGCTGCTCGCGCTCCTGGAGGTGGTGGGGCAGTTCAAGGCCATCGTCGTGCTGGACGCCCAGGGGCAGTCGCGCTTCACCATCGTGGACCGGCGCGCGGGGCCGGCCGTCACGCGGGGCGCGGTGAGCACCGCCCTCACGGAGAAGGCCCGCGAGGCGCTCGCGCGCGCGCCCGGGGACATACTCACCTCTCTGCCCGTGGCCGCCGCGCCCGGGGACTGGTACCGCATCTTCGCCACGGCGTACGCGCCCGGCGAGGACGGGCCGGGGGGCGCCCTGGCGGTGCTGGTGGACACCGAGGCCTTCTTCGCCCCCCTCAAGCTCGTCACCACCCAGCCCGAGGTGCGGCTGTTGCTCATCGGCACGCACGGCCTGCCCATCCGCGCGAGCGCGCCCACGCTGCTGGAGTGGGTGAACCGGGTGGACCTCGCGTCGGACGCGGTGCCGGGCTTCGCCGCCCTGTTGCGCCGCCTGCGCGCGGGCGAGCGCGGCACGGTGCGGCTGCCCGAGGGCGAGGCGGCTCGCCTGGGCCTGGGCGCGGCGGACGCCATCGCCGCCTATACCCCCGTGCGCATGCGCGGCGGTCCCTTCTGGGGCGTGGCCCTGTTCGCCTCCACCGAGGAACTGCGCGCCCACGAGCGCGGCGTCATCCTGCGCGTGGCGCTCGGCGCTTCCCTGGTGACCTTCTTCCTCGTCGTCTTCGGCGCCTACGTCATCATCGCCTCGCGCCGCGCCCTCGCGCTCCAGGAGAGCCGCCGCCACGCGGATCAGCTCGCCCACCTGCACGAGAAGACGCAGAAGATCCTCGACAACATCCCCACCGGCGTCCTGGCGCTGTCGGCCGACGGGCACATCACCGCGGTGAACCAGGCCCTGCGCGAGCGCCTGCCCCCCACCGCCGTGGGCGCGAGCCTCCGCGAGTCCTTCCCGGACGCGCCCGCCGCGGTGGTGGACCGGCTCGTGTCGCTCGTCGAGGAGGCGTGCGCCACCGAGCGCGTGCTCAGCCTGCATGGCGAGCCCCTGCCGCTCTTCGGCGCCGAGGGCCAGTACCGCATCCACGCCGTGCCCCTGGAGCGGCACGACGCCGAGGTGCGGGTGCTGCTCGTGGTGGAGGACCTGAGCGACGTGCACGCGCTCGAGTCGCAGCTGTTGCGCGCGGAGAAGCTGGCCACGGTGGGCATCCTCGCCGCGGGCATCGCGCACGAGATTGGCACCCCGCTGGGCGTGGTGCGCGGCCGGGCCGAGTACGTGGTGGGCAAGCTCGGCGCCCAGCATCCCCAGGCCCCGGGCATCCAGGTCATCATCGAGCAGATAGACCGGGTGAGCCGCACCATCCGCCAGCTCTTGGACTTCTCGCGGGTGCAGCCGGTGGCGGTGCGGGGCGTGGCGCTCGGGGGGCTGTTGCACGGCGCGCAGGAGCTGTTGCACGGCGAGGTGGAGCGGCGCCGCGTGCGGCTGGAGGTGGAGGTGCCCGAGGGGCTGCCGCCGCTGCTCGCCGAGCCGGACCAGTTGCAGCAGGTGGTGCTCAACCTGGTGCTCAACGCGTGTGATGCGTGCGAGCCCGGGGGCACGGTGCGGCTGGCGGCCCAGGTGGAGGCGCCGGGGACGCCGGGGGCGTGGAGCGGGGTGCGCCTGACGGTGCGGGACGATGGGTGCGGCATTCCCCCGGAGAGCCTCAACCGCGTGTTCGATCCCTTCTTCACCACGAAGAAGCGCGGCCAGGGCACGGGGCTGGGCCTGACGATGGTGGCGCAGATCGTCCGCAACCATGGGGGCCGCATCGAGTTGGAGAGTGAACCCGGGCAGGGCACGTGCGTGACGTTGTGGTGGCCCGTCACGCCCCCGCCGAGCGAGGAGCGGCATGCCGTCTGA